The sequence GGTGCGTTCGGTAACGCTGGCCAGCATGATGTTCATGATGCCAATGCCGCCGACCAACAGCGAGATGGCGGCAATGGAACCCATGACGATGTTAAACACGCGTTGCGTTTTCTGGCTTTGCGCTAAAAGCTCGGCGGGAATGATGATTTCGTAGTCATTCACGCCATTATGCGTCCGGTTAAGAATTCGCTTCACGATTTCGGAGGTCGTGATCACCTGGCCTTCATCCTTCACTTGAATGGCAATTTCTTCAAGCGCCGACGGGCGTTCGCCGTCGGTAAAGCGTTTCAGCGCCGTGGTAATCGGAATATAAATGTCTTTATTGATATTGCGCAATTTGATGATGGAGGCCTTGTCTTCCTTCATGGTTTTGGATTCCATCACGCCCACCACTGTAAACCAGCTTTCGCCGATTTTAATGCGCCGGCCGATGGGATTGCGATACCCAAAAAGCTCGCTGCGGATTTCGGAACCAATCACACAAACGCGTTTGGCGTCTTGCACGTCTAGCGGCGTGATGAAACGGCCTTCACCGGTGCGGAAATTCGTCACCCACTCGTAGGTTTCATCCGTCCCCACCACGCGACCGGTTGATTCCTTGTTGCCCAGCATCACTTCGATTTCGACGAATTTCAAGGGCGTCACCCCGGTAACGTTGGGCAAATTCGCGCGGATCAACTGGCCGTCAGTGTAACTCAATCCTTTGGAAAATTTCTTGTCGGCTATTTCCGCCTGCTCTCCAGTCAGCTTCACTTGGTTGATGCGGATGTTGTTGGTTCCCAAAAGTTTTATCTGTTCGATAGCCGCGCGCTTGGCGCCTTCGCCGATGGACAGCATCGAAACCACCGCCGCCACGCCGAAAATAACGCCCATGGTCGTCAGCAGGGAACGCAGCTTGTGGACCAAGATACTCTTGATCCCAATGCGCATGTTTTCAGATAATTGCATATAATCCTGATGTCAATATGAAGGTACACGCCTGAAGACTGCAGTGAATTGGCGGAGTATTGAAGTACTAAAAAATAAATTGACTTGAGCAATACCTCAATAATCCATCCCAACACTCCCTCACTCCATTTTCTCACGCCTGCGGCAATTCCTGAAACAGCTCCACCAATTGGTGCGTTTGGTCGCCAAACAGCTCACGCCGGATCTGGCCGTCTTGCATATAGATCACGCGTCGGGCCCATTTAACTTTGGAAAGCTCATGCGTGACCAAAACGATGGTGGTGCCCTTCTTGTTCAACTCATCCAGAATTTCCATGATCTCGGTTCCGGTTTTGGTGTCGAGATTTCCGGTGGGTTCATCGGCCAGAATAATATCTGGATTAGTGACCAGTGCGCGCGCGATGGCAGCGCGCTGATTTTCACCGCCGGAAAGCTCATTGGGGCGATGGGTGCTGCGATGGCCCAGGCGCACCGCTTGCAGCATTTGCAGGCTAAGCTCCTGGCGCTGGACGCGATCCATTCCCATGTAAATCAACGGCACTTCGACGTTTTCCAACAGATTGAGCTGCGGAATGAGATTGAAGGTTTGGAACACAAATCCCACTTTGCGGTTGCGCAGCCGCGACAGTTCCTGATCTTGCAAGCCTTCGACCGCGGTGCCATCCAGCCAATACCGGCCGGAGGTGGGGCGATCCAGGCAGCCAAGCAAATGCATTAGTGTCGATTTCCCGGAGCCGGAAGGGCCGATGATCGCCACAAACTCGCCGCGATTCACGTTCAGCGAAACGCCGCGCAGCGCATGCACCTCCGTCTCCCCCATCATATAGGTTCTAGCCAAATTTTTTATTTCAACAAGCATCGCATATCTCCAATAAGATCGAGCGCTTAAATCGCAGCCGGACGGCCGAGCAACACCTCGTCACCTTCCTGCAGGCCTTCTTCGATCACGGCCAGACGGTCGTTGCTCTCGATGATCGTGACCGGGCGAGCTTCAATGCCGCCTCCTTTTTTCTTCACGTAAACGATCGTCTTGTCATGTTCATCGACAAAAATCGCTTCGAGCGGCAGGTAAAGCGCATTCTCATACTCATTGACAACGATCTCAACCGTGGCGCTCAATCCCGGCTTCAGACGAACGTCTTGCTCATTCACCTTCACCGTTACAGCAAACACTTTTGCCCCGGTCATTTTACCGGTGAGGCGGCTGATTTTGCGCCGCGCCAAATCGGCAATCGTCTTGACTTCGCCTTTAAAAATTGCATCCGGATATGCGTCCAGCCGGATTTCCGCAGGCAGCCCGACTTTAATTCTGGACAAATCGACTTCACTGATTTCGGTGTCCACCATCATGGAAGAAATGTTGGGCAAGTACATCAAATCCATGCCTTCGAACGGCGTCATACCGATCGAAACCTTTTGCTGGCTCTCGGCATCGCCATAAGTGGCATAAACCACCAACCCGGAACGCGGCGCCAGCGCCACACCCTCGGCCAATTTTCGCTGCTCTTGCGCCAGCCCTCTGGCGGCGCGTTCAACGCCGGCGTGGGCGGCATCGACCGCCGCTTGATAAGCCATGGTGCGGGATCGCAACTCCATGTAAGTCAGCCGCGCCTGCTCAACTTCACTCTCCATCACGAAGCCTTTTTTCGCCAGCTCCGGCAAGGCTTCATAGCTTTTGCGCGCCGCTTCTTCCTTCGTCTGTTGCGCTTCCAAATCGCTCAAGGCCTTTTTCAAATCAGCTTTTGCCACCAGCAAGCCGGAATGCGCCTCATCACTGGAGATCACGTATTTTTCCGAGGCGTAGATGATCAACGTGTC comes from Cytophagia bacterium CHB2 and encodes:
- a CDS encoding FtsX-like permease family protein, with protein sequence MQLSENMRIGIKSILVHKLRSLLTTMGVIFGVAAVVSMLSIGEGAKRAAIEQIKLLGTNNIRINQVKLTGEQAEIADKKFSKGLSYTDGQLIRANLPNVTGVTPLKFVEIEVMLGNKESTGRVVGTDETYEWVTNFRTGEGRFITPLDVQDAKRVCVIGSEIRSELFGYRNPIGRRIKIGESWFTVVGVMESKTMKEDKASIIKLRNINKDIYIPITTALKRFTDGERPSALEEIAIQVKDEGQVITTSEIVKRILNRTHNGVNDYEIIIPAELLAQSQKTQRVFNIVMGSIAAISLLVGGIGIMNIMLASVTERTKEIGIRRALGATERDILGQFLHETVLISATGGIIGVIIGAIMAKGINLFAGWDTVISFYSVVISFGISALVGIVFGIYPARQAAQMNPIAALRFE
- a CDS encoding ABC transporter ATP-binding protein yields the protein MLVEIKNLARTYMMGETEVHALRGVSLNVNRGEFVAIIGPSGSGKSTLMHLLGCLDRPTSGRYWLDGTAVEGLQDQELSRLRNRKVGFVFQTFNLIPQLNLLENVEVPLIYMGMDRVQRQELSLQMLQAVRLGHRSTHRPNELSGGENQRAAIARALVTNPDIILADEPTGNLDTKTGTEIMEILDELNKKGTTIVLVTHELSKVKWARRVIYMQDGQIRRELFGDQTHQLVELFQELPQA
- a CDS encoding efflux RND transporter periplasmic adaptor subunit produces the protein MNISTLQPEWAKKFLSDKNRRKTTMIVLPAFIFILFVGNSLLVSDSDTADIPTTKVKKGEVAIKITETGDLRAQEQVTISAINDKQLIWMAPEGQWVNEGDTLIIYASEKYVISSDEAHSGLLVAKADLKKALSDLEAQQTKEEAARKSYEALPELAKKGFVMESEVEQARLTYMELRSRTMAYQAAVDAAHAGVERAARGLAQEQRKLAEGVALAPRSGLVVYATYGDAESQQKVSIGMTPFEGMDLMYLPNISSMMVDTEISEVDLSRIKVGLPAEIRLDAYPDAIFKGEVKTIADLARRKISRLTGKMTGAKVFAVTVKVNEQDVRLKPGLSATVEIVVNEYENALYLPLEAIFVDEHDKTIVYVKKKGGGIEARPVTIIESNDRLAVIEEGLQEGDEVLLGRPAAI